TCAGGCTGAATAAATTGTATGCGTAGACATTCAATCCCTCAACTTTTCAACTTGATCCACATTCAGGTTGAAACGAAACTAGTCTGCCGTCGTTTGCTGAAAGCAGAAAAGCCGCACCAATCTTACGACTTATGCGGCTTTCGTGATTTCGCTGGGACTCGAACCCAGGGCCCATACATTAAAAGTGTATTGCTCTACCAACTGAGCTACGAAATCATTCCCTTTCCTAAAATTGGGATTGCAAAGGTAGGAAAATAGAGATCACTTCCAAATATTTAAGAAACTTTTTTCATTTGCCGCAATAGCGGATGCCAGATGTACACTAAACGTTACGCCCCAAACCCTTTACCAGCCTAATTGCGGTCAAGTATCCACACTCTCGGTTGATGCCCAGATAGATAACATACGTGTTGAAATTAATTAGTACTTTCCCACACGTATGAACTTTCACTTCTCACAGCAACACGGAAACGTACACTTTTTTTCAGGCGACAAAGTGATGTCCGAAATACTTGACGCACACGACTGGCAGGCTCCTCCCCTGGGCGCAATGGAGCAATGGCCGCAGCGCTTACGGCATATTGTAGCAATCCGCCTCAGAAGTCCGGCCCTCCCTGGTATATGCGCTCCAACGAAGACCTGCAGCAATTCGCACATGTGGCCTCGCACGACCTGAAAGAACCGCTGCGGAAGATCAAGTTCTTCATCAATCGTTTACAGAATGACGCGGAGACACACCTTTCCGATAACGGAAATGTGTTTCTTGACAAAGTTATCGCATCGGCACAGCGGATGTCATCGATGATAGAGGGCGTATTATCTTACTCCTCCACCACTTCCACTGAGGTACCGACCAGCCTCGTTAACCTGAATGGCGAAGATTACTTTAAGTGATAATGGCATTGGCTTCGAGCCGCAGTATGCGGCGAGCATCTTCCATACTTTACCCGCCTTATATATCCCACCTCCTATTAAATATTTAATAGCAACGCTCCATATTATATATACCCTCACCCGACACTCCATATTATATATACTACTGTCATTCTACTCATCATAATCAACCATCGGTTATTAACAATCAGTATCTTAATAAATAATGTGGATAACTATTAAAATTTTAATAGTTTTGTAAGGTGATAAATCTGGAATGGTATAGAACTTTTATTGCGATCTATCAGCAGGGCAATCTGACGAGAGCCGCTGAGGAACTGGTGATTTCGCAGCCGAATGTGAGTGTGCATCTCGCAGCACTTGAGCAATACGTGGGTGGGAAGTTGTTCGAGCGACTGCCCCGGCAGATGTTGCCCACCGAAATGGGGAAACAATTGTATACCCAGGTGGTACGGTCTGTAGAAAATTTGGGCGCTGTAGAGAGATCTTTTCAAAAACCAACACGCAGCAAGCGGCCGACTATTCGTTTAGGCGCTCCGTTAGAATTCTTTGATGTAAGGCTTAGCACCCGTATGAAAAAAGTCCCCTCGAGACTGGACGTATCTTTCGGTGTAGGAAAAGAGTTGCTGCAACAGTTATCAGAAGGAGGACTGGACTTCGTGATAGCCAGTCGCAAAGCCACCGACAAGAAACACCTGGTATACGAACCGGTGCTTACAGAGAAGCTGGTGATCGTAGCCAATAAGAAGACAGACCTGAAGGCTTTTCGGCAGCAGGTGCGGAATGAGGACTACGAAGCGATGGAGCAATGGTTATTGGCGCAGGATTGGTTTGCATACAGCAACGACCTGGCGTTGATCAGGCGTTTCTGGTTAACGAACTTTAATAAACGGCCGGTTATTACACCGAAATGTATCATTCCTAATTTGAGTGTGATATTAAAATCGATCAGTGAGGGCAAGGGTTTTAGCGTAGTGCCGGACTTCCTGGCGAAAGACTTTGCAAAGCAGGGTAAGATCACAATTGTGTGGGAAGGGATAGCAGATGCCTGCGATACGTTATACTTATCGTACGACAAGAGCAAAGTATCAGCGGCAAGAATAGAAGAAATGAGAGCGTTGGTAAACCTGTAGAAGCGCTACAGGAAAGGGATACACAGTAAGAGAAAAGCCGCATACATCTTGCGATATATACGGCTTTATGTGATTTCGCTGGGACTCGAACCCAGGGCCCATACATTAAAAGTGTATTGCTCTACCAACTGAGCTACGAAATCTTTCACTTTCGCACCGCTCTTTCTCAGATGCGGAGTGCAAAAGTAGGGATTATATGAATCACTCCAAATAATTTTTTAAGAATTTCCAAATCGTTTAATCCACATCGTTGAAATCTGAATAAAAAAAACACGGCTCAAATGCACGCCATTGCAAGATTTGCACGTTCTTTGCATTCGAATCCCGAATTGGTTTTTTAAGCAGGAAAAAAGGAAAGTAACGCTCGAAAATGTCTGTAGTCACACTCACATCCGATATAGGTTTACAAGATTATCTGGTAGCAGCCATGAAAGGCCAGCTGCTGCAAACCTGTCCGGATACACGTGTGATGGACATTTCACACCGCATCTCCCCTTTCAACCTGCCGCAAGCCGTGTACATTTTCAAAGGTGCATTCGACTACTATCCGGCTGGTACCTTTCACATCGTACTTATTAACCTGTTCGATAAGAAGCACGACCACATGCTGATTGCGCGGTTTAAAGATCAATACATCTGTTGTGCTGATAATGGTTTTATCACAATGATCGCAGGCAACCAGGCGCAGGAAATTATCCGATTGAATCTTGATCCGACGCTTTCGAAGACTACACTCAATGTGAGCGCTGCTTTTGCAGAAGCGATCAAAAGCATGTGTAATGGCGCTGCATTGTCGCAACTGGGGCCGACAGCGGAAGACATCATCGTAAAGAACAACCTGCAACCACTTACCGGTGCAGATTATCTCGAAGGACAAATCATTCACATCGACAATTTCGAAAACGTGATCGTCAACATCACCCGGGAACAGTTTGAAACGCACCGTGCAGGCCGCCGTTTCGCGATCATGTTCCGCAGGAATGAAATGATTACGACCATCAGCGAAACTTATGCGGATGTACCGGAAGGACAGAAAGTCGCCATGTTTAACTCCGCCGGCTACCTCGAAATTGCGGTGAACAAAGGTAATGCTGCCGGCCTCTTTGGTCTGCAGGGCTTCAGTCGTGAGCAACTCGTACAGAGTGCCACCTATCAACAGCTCGCCTACTATCAAACTGTAAGAGTCGCTTTTGAATAGGCGACTATTTCCGCTTATTGCGTTTACGCTCCCGGTTCTCTTGCTTAATCCTTTTCTTCACACCATCGTCAATCCCCCTGCCAGCCTCCATAGGCTTGAATAAAGCGCCCGAGGTATCCGGTGCAGGCGGCGCATCTTTTATCTGATATTTATGTGCAATATTAGCCGATAACCACTCGGTGAAATGAGGCGCCATGTGATGGGAATGATAAGACATGCGTGCTTTCCAGCCCACAGCCAGCTCCTTACGGCGATGCAGCGAAGCATAAATGATCGCGTTCACCACCTTATCTGGCTTATCGGGGGCGGCCATGCGTGGCGTACCGCCACTGTGATTCCCTGCATGTCGCCACCACGGCGTGTCCGCAGCCCAAGGCATAATTGTTACGACACGAATATACCTTTCATTGTTCAGGCGCAACTCCTGGTGAATGGCCTGTCCGAGGCTACGCACGCCTGCTTTCGAAGCGGAATACGAGCTTTGGTAAGCCAGGGGCACCTCGCTATCGATGGAACCAGTGTTAATCAGCGTGCCGAATTTTTGACTGCGAAACAAACGTATAGCCGCGTAACTACCATAAATCACGCCTTTGAGGTTAACGTCGATGAGTCGCGAGTGTTCTGCCAACGGTATTTCCCAGAAGCGACCGATGCTGCCTACTCCCGCATTATTGATCCATACATCCACCTTTTTAAATACAGCGACAGCAGTATCTGTCACCCGTTGAATGTCGTCTTCATTGCTTACATCGGCCGTTACTACCAGCGCTTTACCGCCCGCGGAGTCGATCCGCGCAGCGATTTCCTTTAGCAGCTCGGTACGACGGGCGACCAACACGACGGAGGCCCCGTACGTACCCAACTCTTCCGCTACGCCCCGCCCGAAGCCGCTGGAGGCGCCGGTGACTACGAATACTTTACCTGCTGTTTTACGCTGACCGGACTTACTGAGGTTGGCCGTGGCACAGCTGCCCAGCAAAACGGCCACCAGCACTAATGCGATGGGTGAGATCATTGACATGTTGCATCTTTAAAAGCTAGCATGCGCAAATGTTACACCGCGCTCCTACTCTTCCGCACAGAGTGGCCACAGGCTATCAACGGGCGATTACATGCCTGAACGAATGTCGCAAGAGGCTGCCGGGTAAACGGCGTGTTTTTACCCTATCGGCGGGCAAAGTTTTGCCTGCTCGCCTTCGATCGGCTCATTTGCACAAGTCGTTTCTCTTCCTATCTTACCTGCTCGTTTTACGGGCCTTTGGTGATACCGTTCAGCTGATGCACAAATGGTTACGGCCGGCTTTGACGGAAAAAACGTACTTTGCCGGCCGTAAATCTATAAGCTGAAACCAAAATGATCCTGCGTATCGTTAAAATGACTTTCCAGCCGGAGAGCATCACGACCTTTACCTCCCTGTTCGATAAACAGAAATCTGCCATCCGCCACTTTCCCGGATGTACCCACCTGGAGCTCTGGAACGAACTGGAGGCTCCCCATGTGTTTTTCACGTATAGTCACTGGGAAAACCCCGAAGCGCTTGAAAACTACCGTAATTCGGAACTTTTCAGGGAAACCTGGGCGGCCACCAAAATTTTATTTGCCGGCAAACCGGAAGCCTGGTCTGTCCGCAAAGCCACCGCAGCAGAAGGATAAATCACTCCTCTAATACGAAAAAATATATTTAGAAAAAGTTAAAACTGTAGTCAGGCGTTTCTTAATTGCTTAGTTTTTCTATTTTTGTCCGAATCTTAAATTAACCTTATGAATTTTAACAGGACCAATAACATAGTGGGCTGGATCGTTTGTATCATTGCCTGCGCGGTCTATCTTATGACAATGGAGGCTACCGGCAGTTTGTGGGACTGCGGTGAGTTCATTTCTGCAGCTTACAAAGTACAGGTACCTCACCCACCCGGCGCACCTTTATTCGTGTTGATCGGCCGCCTGTTCACCATCCCGTTCTCCCCTTCTGAAGCAGCCTTGGGCGTAAATATTATGTCGGCCCTCTCCAGCGGCTTCACGATATTGTTCCTGTTCTGGACGATCACCCACTTTGCCCGCCGTATTATGATCAAACCAGGCGAGGTGATCACCGGTGAAAAAATGACTGTAGTAATGGGCGCCGGTATTGTTGGCGCACTTGCTTATACTTTCTCTGATTCTTTCTGGTTCTCCGCTGTGGAAGGCGAGGTGTACGCGATGTCGTCACTCTTTACCGCACTGGTTTTCTGGGCTATCCTGAAATGGGAGCACGAAGCCGACCAGAAGTATGCCGACCGCTGGATCGTGTTCATCGCTTACCTGATGGGCCTCTCCATTGGTGTACACTTATTGAACCTCCTCACCATCCCTGCGATGGTAATGGTATACTACTTCAAACGCGGTAAAGTTACCGGCTGGGGCGCCTTCTGGGCTTTCGTGATCGGCTGTTTGATCACTGGCCTGGTGCAGAAGTTCGTGATCCAGGATACGATCAAAGTATCTGGTATGATGGACGTGTTCTTCGTGAACACCCTTGGTCTGCCGTTCTTCTCCGGTTTCGCGTTCTACTTTGTGGCTATCCTCGCTGTAATGGCGTACGGTTATAAAAACCCCAAGTTCGGTGTGTATGCACCGATTATACTGGTAGCTTCCGTGATCGTGATCCCGGCTTTATCTTCCGGCGATAAAGGTATCGTACGTGTGTTTAGGGTGATACTGACCCTGGGTGTACTGGCCCTGCCTTACATCCTGAATATGTTCAACGTGCAGCTGACGTCCGAAAAGATCAAACATGCGGTTCGACTGACCACTGCTTCGATCATCTTCCTGCTGCTGGGTTACTCTACTTACATTACCACCATGATCCGCTCCACCGCGAATCCGTCTGTGGACATGTATAACGTTGATAACCCGATTTCCCTCGTAGGTTACCTGGGTCGTGAGCAGTATGGCGACTTCCCGCTGGTATATGGCCAGGTGTTTACCGCCAGCCCGACTACCTGGGAAGAGAAAGGCAACATCTACGCCCGTGGCAACGATGGTAAATATGTGGTAGCGGGTACCAAAATGGAGCCGGTATATGCCGCTAAAGATAAAATGCTGTTCCCCCGCGTTTGGGACGCCAGCAACGACCAGGGTCACGCGGAGTACTACCGCGCATTCCTTGGCCTGAAAGAAGGCGAAGCGCCTACATTTGCGGATAACATTACGTTCTTTGTCAAATACCAGGTAAACTTCATGTACCTCCGTTACTTCTTCTGGAACTTCGTAGGTAAACAGAATGATACCCAGGGCTTTGGTAACGTAAGGGACGGTAACTGGATTACGGGCATCGCTCCTATCGACAACTTCCTGTACGGCGACCAGAGCGCTATGCCTGACAGCCTGAAGAACAACAAGGCCCGTAACGCCTTCTTCGCCTTACCGCTTATTCTTGGCCTGATCGGCTTCTTCTATCATTACTCACGTCATCGTAAAGACACACTGGTGGTTTCACTGCTGTTCTTCTTTACCGGCTTCGCGATCGTAATATATCTTAACCAGGCGGGTAACCAGCCGCGTGAGCGCGACTATGCTTACGTGGGGTCCTTCTACGCGTTTGCGGTGTGGATCGGTTTAGGTGTGATGAGCATCTATGAACTGCTCGCCAGCAAAATGAAAGCGGTGAAAGTGGCGGCTCCCCTGGCAGTGGCAGCTTGTCTGCTCGCAGCGCCTGTATTAATGGGTGCTGTAGGCTGGGACGACCACGACCGTTCGCAGAAAGTGCTGGCCCGTGACGTAGCCAAAGATTACCTCGAGTCCTGCGCACCGAACGCGATCCTGTTCACCGTAGGCGATAACGATACTTACCCGCTCTGGTATGCACAGGAAGTAGAAGGCATTCGTCCGGACATCCGCGTGATCAACCTGAGCCTGTTGGGTGTTGACTGGTATATTGAGCAGCAACGTAAAGCAGTGAACCAGAGCCCGGCGATCCCGATGACCTGGGGACCTGAGAAATACCGTGGCGAACGTAATAACTACGTGCGGTTCTATGATGCAGGCATCTTCCCCCAGGATAAGTTCTACAACCTGAAAGAGGTGATCAACTTTATGGGCTCCGACGACGAGCGTTATAAAGCACAACTGCAAAATGGCGAGCGTATCAACTTCCTGCCGACCAAAAACCTGTTCATTCCTGTAGATAGGGAAACCGTGCTTAAAAACGGTACCGTTTCTGCGGCAGACAGCGCGAACATTGAGTCGCAGGTGGGCTTTGTACTGCCTGAACGCAAAAGCATCCTGTACAAAAACGACCT
This genomic interval from Chitinophaga horti contains the following:
- a CDS encoding sensor histidine kinase produces the protein MAAALTAYCSNPPQKSGPPWYMRSNEDLQQFAHVASHDLKEPLRKIKFFINRLQNDAETHLSDNGNVFLDKVIASAQRMSSMIEGVLSYSSTTSTEVPTSLVNLNGEDYFK
- a CDS encoding LysR family transcriptional regulator, which encodes MINLEWYRTFIAIYQQGNLTRAAEELVISQPNVSVHLAALEQYVGGKLFERLPRQMLPTEMGKQLYTQVVRSVENLGAVERSFQKPTRSKRPTIRLGAPLEFFDVRLSTRMKKVPSRLDVSFGVGKELLQQLSEGGLDFVIASRKATDKKHLVYEPVLTEKLVIVANKKTDLKAFRQQVRNEDYEAMEQWLLAQDWFAYSNDLALIRRFWLTNFNKRPVITPKCIIPNLSVILKSISEGKGFSVVPDFLAKDFAKQGKITIVWEGIADACDTLYLSYDKSKVSAARIEEMRALVNL
- a CDS encoding SAM hydrolase/SAM-dependent halogenase family protein, with translation MSVVTLTSDIGLQDYLVAAMKGQLLQTCPDTRVMDISHRISPFNLPQAVYIFKGAFDYYPAGTFHIVLINLFDKKHDHMLIARFKDQYICCADNGFITMIAGNQAQEIIRLNLDPTLSKTTLNVSAAFAEAIKSMCNGAALSQLGPTAEDIIVKNNLQPLTGADYLEGQIIHIDNFENVIVNITREQFETHRAGRRFAIMFRRNEMITTISETYADVPEGQKVAMFNSAGYLEIAVNKGNAAGLFGLQGFSREQLVQSATYQQLAYYQTVRVAFE
- a CDS encoding SDR family NAD(P)-dependent oxidoreductase, giving the protein MSMISPIALVLVAVLLGSCATANLSKSGQRKTAGKVFVVTGASSGFGRGVAEELGTYGASVVLVARRTELLKEIAARIDSAGGKALVVTADVSNEDDIQRVTDTAVAVFKKVDVWINNAGVGSIGRFWEIPLAEHSRLIDVNLKGVIYGSYAAIRLFRSQKFGTLINTGSIDSEVPLAYQSSYSASKAGVRSLGQAIHQELRLNNERYIRVVTIMPWAADTPWWRHAGNHSGGTPRMAAPDKPDKVVNAIIYASLHRRKELAVGWKARMSYHSHHMAPHFTEWLSANIAHKYQIKDAPPAPDTSGALFKPMEAGRGIDDGVKKRIKQENRERKRNKRK
- a CDS encoding putative quinol monooxygenase, whose amino-acid sequence is MILRIVKMTFQPESITTFTSLFDKQKSAIRHFPGCTHLELWNELEAPHVFFTYSHWENPEALENYRNSELFRETWAATKILFAGKPEAWSVRKATAAEG
- a CDS encoding glycosyltransferase family 117 protein; protein product: MNFNRTNNIVGWIVCIIACAVYLMTMEATGSLWDCGEFISAAYKVQVPHPPGAPLFVLIGRLFTIPFSPSEAALGVNIMSALSSGFTILFLFWTITHFARRIMIKPGEVITGEKMTVVMGAGIVGALAYTFSDSFWFSAVEGEVYAMSSLFTALVFWAILKWEHEADQKYADRWIVFIAYLMGLSIGVHLLNLLTIPAMVMVYYFKRGKVTGWGAFWAFVIGCLITGLVQKFVIQDTIKVSGMMDVFFVNTLGLPFFSGFAFYFVAILAVMAYGYKNPKFGVYAPIILVASVIVIPALSSGDKGIVRVFRVILTLGVLALPYILNMFNVQLTSEKIKHAVRLTTASIIFLLLGYSTYITTMIRSTANPSVDMYNVDNPISLVGYLGREQYGDFPLVYGQVFTASPTTWEEKGNIYARGNDGKYVVAGTKMEPVYAAKDKMLFPRVWDASNDQGHAEYYRAFLGLKEGEAPTFADNITFFVKYQVNFMYLRYFFWNFVGKQNDTQGFGNVRDGNWITGIAPIDNFLYGDQSAMPDSLKNNKARNAFFALPLILGLIGFFYHYSRHRKDTLVVSLLFFFTGFAIVIYLNQAGNQPRERDYAYVGSFYAFAVWIGLGVMSIYELLASKMKAVKVAAPLAVAACLLAAPVLMGAVGWDDHDRSQKVLARDVAKDYLESCAPNAILFTVGDNDTYPLWYAQEVEGIRPDIRVINLSLLGVDWYIEQQRKAVNQSPAIPMTWGPEKYRGERNNYVRFYDAGIFPQDKFYNLKEVINFMGSDDERYKAQLQNGERINFLPTKNLFIPVDRETVLKNGTVSAADSANIESQVGFVLPERKSILYKNDLAVYDIIATNEWKRPIYFTSPTDLGLGDYLRVDGLTYRLVPIRRQPNNEPLPGLSDNVNIPVAYDNLMNKFVFGNADKPGVYFDEPNRRMLQGIRNTYTKVGVALAKENDRERALKVLNRSDSMLNSPNFPYAMTSPGNVHNMYSMEVVYAYYLAGDMKKGNEVHAQITKDLQQQLTYYAQLPANRMTNDLQDDAQRAQQFLYMLDDMKKQFSGDTTRQLEGQSQFQTGPGAPAGDSGKQ